Within Buteo buteo chromosome 10, bButBut1.hap1.1, whole genome shotgun sequence, the genomic segment ACCTGGAGATCTGGGGCCAGTTAAacctcctgccttccttctcctccaggcCTTTGGGAACGCAAGGACAACCAGGAACGACAACAGTAGTCGCTTTGGGAAGTACATCGAAATCGGCTTCAGCCAAGCACGTGTCACAGGGGCCACCATCAAAACCTACCTGCTGGAGAAGTCCCGTGTCACCTTCCATGTGGGTCTCTGGGGTGGCATGGGGACAGGGCTGAGTGGGAGCCCCAATCCTCAGAGCGGGAGGGTGCTCCTCTTGGGTATCCCCCAGGGAAGCAACCCCAGTGCTGCTGAGTCgagctgggagaggggaaggtgtcccttgtccccaaatctggggctgcagcagtgctgcaggggAGCAGGGTGGCCCAAGATGACCTGgcttctcagtgatttttcttGCACCTTTACAGGCgaaagcagagaggaactaCCACATCTTCTACCAGCTCTGTGCCTCGGCCACCCTGCCTGAGCTCCAGGGCCTGGGTCTCCGTGAGTGCCCCCGCGAGCCCCGTGGCACAGCTTGTTGCCAGCCTGTCCCGTGCTGGGCAGTGCCAggccttcctgccctccccggCTGGATGCTGGAGAAGACCCGCCGGGGTGGGATAAGGGTGGCTGGGAGCCCTGCGGGGCAGGTTGTGCTGGTTCACAGCCTGACACATCTCGTCCACAGGTGGGGCAGAGTCCTTCCACTACACCTCCCAGGGCCAGTGCACTGCTGCCCAGAGCACCAACGACGTGGCTGACTTGGACAGCACGCGGCATGCCTTCTCGCTCCTGGGTACCGACCGGGCACgagtggggagggggcaggcagggctggtccCCAGGGCTGGTTGTCCCACTGCCCTCACACCAGTGCTGGTGTAGGAGTGTTGGTGCCAGACCTCCCAGTGCTGGGGAGCCTGGCTATCTACTGGCTGTTCCCATCCCTCCGGTTTGTGTGATACAGGGGGGGTCAGACCagcacggggtggggggagcctgGGGAGTCCCTCATGCCTGTGCTGTGCCCGCAGGTGTCCCAGAGGCCAACCAGCTGGAGCTATTCAGCATCCTGGCTGCCATCCTGCACCTGGGCAACATCGTGGTCAGAGGGAGGGACCGCCGTGGGGATGGTTGCTTCGTGGAGGTGGGGGAGAGCTTGCTGCCTGTACCCTGCATCCCAAACTGGCCCCTGAGCTGCGCTGGCTGCAGGAGCCACATCTCGGCAACACTGCGGTGACGGGGtctgtccctttgcagcctgCTGATAAGGCCCTAGGGCTGTTCTGCACATTGCTGGGCGTGGAGGCATCGCAGGTGATGCGCTGGCTCTGCCACCGCAAGCTGGTCACTGCTGGGGAGACCTACCTGAAGCCCCTCTCCAGGCAGCAGGCGCTCGACTCCCGGGATGCCCTGGCCAAGCATATGTATGGGCAGGTCTTCAGGTGGATGGTGAGCAGGGTCAACCGTGCCCTGCGGTCACCGGAGGGCCACCGTACCTCCATTGGCATCCTGGACATCTATGGGTAAGAGCAGGTCTCCTCTCCTGGGCTGCCTGGAAGACCGTGGTCCTGGTCCTGCATTAGCTGTGGCTGTGGGTCTGCAGCcaccagctgctccagctgggaCATGGGGCAGTACCTGTGCCTGCACTGGGGCCAGCTGGGTGCCTGTGCCTGGCTGGGGTGGCTCTGCCTGGCAGTTGCCTCAAGCGGGTCTCTGCTTCCCGCAGGTTTGAGATGTTTGAGCTCAACAGCTTTGAGCAGTTCTGCATCAACTATGCCAATgagaagctgcagcagctcttcaaCCTGGTGGGTATCACCCAGATGTGTGTCCTCGCTGGGAGTCAGCGAGGGTGGgccctgcacagccctgctgtgctgttgCTTTTGGTGCTCTCTGCCTTGAATGTGGCTGGTGCCTCAGTCTCCCCAAACGTGGACTTCTGggaggctgctggagctgggcatggtctcttcctttctcccaaaGTGCTCCTGCTCCAGGAGAAGGGCTGCTCAGCTGTCTTATGGAAACTAAGCCACTGCCTGGTGGCTGGTCACCTTTGTCCCCTCCTGGCTGAGTCCTGCTCTGttctccctgccctccagcacGTCTTCAAACTGGAGCAGGAGGAGTATGTGACTGAGGAGATCCCTTGGGTCTTCGTTGACTTCTGTGACAACCAGCCATGCATTGAGCTCATCGAAGGCCAGCTTGGCATCCTGGACCTGCTGAATGAGGAGTGCAAGGTGGGTGAGAGATGCCACGAGCAGGCTGCCGTGGCTACCCAGAGCCCCCCTGCTGCCCCTTCTGACCCCTTTGCCTTTCAGATGCCCCAAGGCAGTGATGGGAGCTGGGCCCAGAAGCTTTATCAGACCCATCTCAGCAGCTCCCACTTCCAGAAGCCCAAGAGGCCCACGGATGCTTTCGTTGTCTGCCACTTCGCTGGCAAGGTAGGGAAAGCTGTGGCAGTGCAGCCCTGGGTGGGGAGGGCTTGGCGGTGGCTCTGCACTAATGGGCACCCAGCCTGCCCTGTCTAGAGCTGGTGGTGGCTGGTGGTCCTGAGTGCTGTGGCAGCTATCTGCACCCTTCCAGTCTGCGAAATGGATCCTGCcggctctgctgctgctaagCGCTGGGCTGCAACTCTTTAACTGAGGGTAAAAATATGGAAACTCTGGCTGTGATGGTTCTCATCAGTAACCTTGCAGCggggcaggagccaggcagTGTGGCCACCACCAGCTCTGACTCCTGCAACGACTTCTTCCAAAAGCCTTGGAGTGTGTCCACTGGTCTGGGAAGCTGCAGGCTAATGCTTGTGCTTGCCTTGTCTCCTGCCAGGTGGAATACCAGTGTGATGGGTTTGTGGAGAAGAACAGGGATGCTGTGCCGGAGGAGCTGGTGGGGTTGCTGCGAGCCAGCAAGGTGAGAGCCACCCTGAGTAGGGGCTGTGTagggcagagcctggctggCTCGTGGCCTTGGGagcctggggctgggaaggACTGATGGTATAGGAGGCATAAGCTGTGCAGAACAAGTCCCTGTCTGTCTGCTGGCACAGCCCCATGCCATGCTGGTCATGGTCAGGGTGCCCTGAGATGTGGGTGCTGCCCACCCCGTTCCCCTGCCTTGGGACTCCCCATATTGGGGGACACCTTGGCCATGTCCCTGCTGAAAGGGCTGGAGGGTCCTGCGGCTTCCAGGTCTGTAACACCATCCCTTCTCCTTTCTACCCTGCTTGGCCCTGGCAGAAGGTAAGGGACATCTCGGAGAGCTCTTGAACACACCTGGGAAGGTGCCTGTGGCTTGCACTTAGTTTTTCTTGGGGGAAGCAATGGGCAGGGGCACAGCTGGATCTGGCACATCTGGGCTGTAGCAGGGCAGAGGACCGTGCACTGGGCTGGCCTCTGTGGAGCTCGTGGTCTCCTGGGGCTGTCTCCTGGTGGTGATGGCTCTCTTGGTATGGGGTGAAGCTTGCTGCAATGTCTGCCTGGCTctcacagctctgctctgtgcagtCTGCCCTGCTTGCCGAGCTCTTCCTGGAGGAAGGGGATGGCCCCACGTCCCTGCAGTCCCGCAGGTCCAGTGGGCCCAGGATGGCTGGTCGCCCTAGCCGCAGATCGCTGCCCAACAGCCAAAAGAGCAAGAAGTCCATCTCCAGCCAGGTatggggtgaggagggggggAGTGTGTGCTGGCCCCAGACAACTGGTGCTAGGACAGCCCCAAGGAGGACCTGTGTGTGTCCTGGCCTGGGGAACCCCACAAGCCCCAGGATGTTCCTATTTGCCCTGACCATGCAGTTCAAAGCCATGCTTGTCCTCTGCAGTTCAAAGCCTCCCTGAAACGGCTGATGGAGATGCTGGGCAGCACCACACCGCACTACATCCGCTGCATCAAACCCAACGATGGCAAGCAGCCCTTTGTGTGAGTgcctggaggggctggggccacTGTGGGGCACTGCTGTCCCTCCAATCTGTGTCCCTGTTGCTCTGGCCCTGCATAGCTTGGAGTGTGCCAAGCTGGCTGGGACACGTCCTAGAGCAGCCCCTCTTTGCCCCAGGTTTGACTCTAGGCGAGCAGTGGAGCAGCTACGAGCCTGCGGGGTCCTGGAGACCATCCGGATCAGTGCTTCAGGCTACCCCTCCAGGTACCCCCCTGCTTCAGCAGTCCCCTGGGTGCTTCCCCCCCTCTCCAGCCACAGCACCTCTGACCCCTCTCTGTCCTCCGCAGGTGGACATATCAGGAGTTTTTAGAGAGGTACAGGGCTCTGgtgagcagagaggagctgatgGGCACTGATGAGAAGCAGATCTGCAGCCTTGCCCTCGAGAGACTGCTTCAAGTAAGGGTCCTGCTTGGGGGGATGCAGCTGTGGTACCACCATATTCCTTGCAGATGCTTCTCCCCATGGGTGGGTGCCCGGTGGGGTACAGGAATGGGTGAGCTGGGAGCCAGGGAGGTTGGATGGAGAGATCAGTGGCAGGAGGAGCTTGAGGAGCCTGGCTGGGGTATGTGTCGTCCCTGGGACTGACTCCAGCCTTGCATGCAGGACCCCAGCAAGTACCAGTGTGGGAAGAGCAAGGTGTTTTTCCGGGCTGGCCAAGTGGCTTACCTGGAAGAGCTGCGGTACCGCCGGCTGAGGTCAGCCTGCGTCCTGCTGCAGAGGCACCTGCGGGGCTGGCTGGCACGGAGGCGCTTTCGACGGGCACGTGTGGCGGCAGTCTGCCTGCAGCGCCATGCGCGGGGCATGTTGGCCCGGAGGTGAGTGGagtctggggctgggggggaactGCAATGAGCCGAGACAGATCTCAGCCTTGGTGTGACCAGGCAGTTGTACTGGCTCTGGGCTGGGCTTTGACCTGGGTGGTCCTGTGGTATGGACTGGGCTGCGGGCTTtgccaccccctgcccagctctATGCCCTCCCTGCAGGTTCACCAGGATGCTGCGAAGAACGAGGGCTGCCGTGACGCTGCAGAAGACCCTGAGGATGGTTCTGGCCCGGCGCTCCTACCTACGAGTGCGCCGGGCTGTCATCACCATCCAAGCCTTTGCCCGGGGCACGTTTGCCCGGCGTCTTTACCAACAGGTAGGAGCCTGGCAGGGCAATGGGGGCCCTGATCCCACTCTGGGGGGGACCTGTGCTGCTGGCGGTGCCACTGCCCCATCTCTCCCTCCGCAGATGGTGTGGCACCAGAAAGCTGTGGTGATACAGGCTGCTGTCAGGGGCTGGCTGGCCCGGACCCACTACACCCGCCTGCGTAGGACTGTCATCTACCTGCAGTGCTGCTACCGCCGGGTGCGGGCACGCCGGGAGCTGCGGCGGCTGCGTATCGAGGCACGCTCGGTCGAGCACTACAAGCAGCTGCACAAGGGTATGGAGATCAAGGTGATACAGCTGCAGTGCAGGCTGGAtgagcaggtgggtgctggtttGCAGCCCTTTGTGGGTCCCGGGGTGTGGGGGCAACTGCTTTTTGCTGACTGCTTCTTATCAGTCCCTGTGCAGCTGAAACCATGCCTGCCCTTGTCTTCAGTCCTCTCCCGGCCCTGGGGTGGGAGCTGACCCTGCCTGACACGTATCCCCAGGCAGGAGTTGTGCATCTGGGTTTCATTCCTGGGTTTTCAATGCTCCCGATGGACATGGGGCTGGTGGCCCTGGGGATGGGCTGTGCACCCTCCTGGGTGCTTGGCTGGGTGCAGCCTTGCAGCACAGTGTCATGTGCTGGGAACTGTTCCGGCATACCGTGTTCTCCCAGCACGTTCCTGCCGGCAGCATCTGCTGTCGCCATCTGGGTGAGCGTCTCTGCTTCAGCTGTCACCACTTTGTTTCTGGGGTGTCTGTGGcgcgggagggagggctccTGGGGTGGGATCctgttttttggtggttgggggaagcagggctggagaaTACTGCTGCCGGGGCTGGCCAGGAGGTGGGTAATGGGCTGTAAAGGCATGGCAAAGCTTATGCATGGCTCCATGTGGGATGGCATGTCATGGAGAGCTGCTCTCCCAGGCCTGAGCTCTCTTTGAGGTGGTACCAGAGGCTCAGGGCTCCAAGCAGATGGGTGGGAAATGGGATATCAAGGTTCGTTGCAGAAGTGCAGCCTGAGTATGCATAGGCTCTTGCTGATGGGAGACGTGGGGATATGCCCTTGTTTCTGGCCACCTGCCTGATGTGCTTTCTCCATCAACCCAAGGCCCAGGAGAAGCAGCGGCTGGCGGAACAGCTCTCGGGGCTGAACGCTGCCCACGCCGAGGAGGTGCAGCGCCTGCGGGCCGAGATGCAGCAGCTGAGAGAGGATGCAGCCCGTGATGCCCAggtccagcagctgcaggaacGGCTGGCCGAGCTGGAGAAGCACAGCGTGAAGAGCTGCCTGGGCCAGGAGGTTGAGGAGCTCAGGCAGGTCTGTCTGTCCGGGGATGCTCTTGCTctgctggggctccaggggtCTCTTGGGGGACCTGGCAGCGTGCTTTGCTTCCTGCTGTGGGGTGGTCCCTGGAGGAGACCTGGCAGCCAGAACTGGCCCCCGGCAAGGCTCTGGCTGTACCTgcccctctgctttcccacagcgCTTGGCAGAGGTGGAAGCTGtgaagctgcagctgggggaagagagggatgCCCTGATCCAGCGCATGTTGGAGCAGTCGCAGGATCTGGAAGGTAAAAGGGGTCTTCTGATCCCCTCATCCCATTCCCCTGGATACAGATTGGTCCTCTAGGCTTGGTCTGTTCCTGCATGTCCCCTCACAGAGGGGTCCTGACTTTCCCTGTCCCCATTCCCTGCTGTGTCCATCCCCACAGAGCAGCACCAACGTGCGGCGCGGGAGAgccaggggctgctgcaggagctggaggaggagcgGGCGCGCTACCAGAGCCTGGTGCAGGAGTACGCCCGCCTGGAGCAGGGCTACGAGAACCTGCGGGATGAAGTGGCCTTCCACAGGGtgaggggctggcagggacgCAGGGAGGCTCAGGGCAACCCCTCTGTCGGCTCCTTATGGGGAGTAGACAGTGCTGGATGGTCCAGGACACCCTCTCTGGGAGAAGTGGGCTCCCCAGCTCATGTGCTGGGGGATCTCCAAGCCAAGGTATCCTCCTGAGGCTACCGCTGCTCTGCCCTAGCTGATGAACCAGCAGGCGCTTGGGGTGCGGGGGAACAACCTTGTCCTTCTCTCCCCACTCAGCAAAGCACCTTGAGACGGTCCCTTTCATCAGAGAGCTTCTTGGGCTCCGAGAGCAGCTACTTGTCCTCCATGTCTACAGTTCCCTCACGAGACGGCTCCGACCAGCAGGCTGAGGTTAGTGGTGACGCTGGTGGGgacagtggggtggggggggtgacAAGTGGGCTCTCCCTTCCCCTGGCTATGGAGACAGCTGTGCCCTGGGGCTCCTGGCTGGGACCTGGTCCCATTGGGAAGGGGTGTCTGCGGGTGTTCTGGTGCTGGTGCCCAGCACTGTCTTCTGTGCCAAACCCTGTCTCTGCAcccaggggctggaggagggctggcagccagcGCCAGAGGGGCTGCAGCCACAGCCCAGCGGTGAGGCACCGCTGAAGAGCAGCGTGGGCCAGGATCCCTTCGAGAAGGCGTATCTGCTCCTCCTGGGGCAGTTCAATGCTGTTAATGAGGAGTTGGCCCGGACCCGGGAGGAGCTGCGGAGGTCCAAGGCCCCCgtggagctggaggagaggaaacCCTTGGATTTCTTCAAGCGCAGGGTGAGCCCTTGCTCCACTGCTGTAAGCAGGGCCAGAtccaggctggcagggctggcctCACTCTCCTCTACCTGCAGAACATAGCTGAgatgctggggctgggcaggagcccAGGGAAGGTGGTAGTGGACGATGACCTGAAGCATGCATATGATGCGGTGCAGGTTGCCAACAGGTGAGTGCGGTCCCAGGGAGATGGTCCCCAGCTGAGGCTGGTTTCCCCACAATGGGCTGCTGGATCCGTGCTGCTGGTGAGGCTTTCCCTGGTATTTTTAGCCAGCTGTGGCTTGGGTTGCAGCTGCCTGGCCTCTGGGGTGCTGGGCAGCTGCAAATCCTTTTTTTGAACCAGCCATCCCCTCATATGCTATGGGCACCGTAGCTCCAGCTGGACAGGGAAAGCAAGGGCAGCCTGCCTCTTGCTGCCCAACTGGGTGTGGGGTAGCCCTggctctccttcccttctctccagtGTACCCAGCCGTGTTTTTCCTGGGGGGCTGGACCATCCCCACCTTGATCTGAGCACAAGCAAACCCACTGCATGAGCAGACTGGATGCCCTGGGCTCAACAGGAGCCTCCTAAGAGGGCAGGGCTGGTGCAGCCTGTTCCTGGGCTGTGCCGTGTGTGCTCAAGGCTCAGCGCAGCCGGAGGGGAGATGCTCTGTCAGCACAACTGGGTCTGTGCTGCCCCCAAGGTGCCCCGGACCCGCTCTTAGGCTTCAGGGGAGAAATACCTCCTCAGCAGCCTCCTCAAGAGATGGGGTGTGGGAGCTGAAGGAGGttggtgcctcagtttccctgggTGCATGTATGCAGGCTGCTGGCGAGTCAGCTGcgggaggagaagcagcagcatgagGAGGAGGTAGAAGGGCTGCACCTCGATATCTGCTCGCTCAAGCAGCtgagccagcagcaggcagccctcATCCAGGACCTGCAGCGGCaccaggggcaggaggggctgcagcaccATGTCCTGCAGCTCAAGGAGGAGAACTGGGTaaggtgggggtgggtgggcaggactgggctgggggctggcttGCAGCCCCTTGCCCTGTGgtgagctgcagcagccccttTGGGAGCAACGTGGGGGTCCCTGCTGCatccccccagctctgctccactcgctgggtgctggtgggggtgTCCAGCTGAGAGAGGCTGGCTGAGCCCTACTGgggctgtccctgcccaggagctggcccagaagctggaaaagcaggagaGGACTACACTGAAGCTCCAGAAGCAGCTGAGAGCCTACGCGAAGCAGATCCAGGAGTTCACAGGCAAGTGCCTGCACAGGAGGGAGGCGTGGGGCTGGCTGGAGGGTCACTAGCCTCAACATGGGGAGCGGAGTCCCCCCCCAAACAGAGATGCTGGGGACCATCTGCTTGGACTGAGCTGGGGGGACCTGATGTGGGTCCCACAGCCCAGGACACAGCAGGATGCGACCTGCGTTCCTCTCCCCCAGTGAAGAGAGAAGCTACTGGGCCAGTGCAGAAGTTGGCAGCGCCTGCTGTGGTCGTGTCCCAGTCCCCTGTGATCCCGTCCCTGGCTGGGCTGTCCCAGGCCATGCTAGCGTGGAGGATGGAGGACGAAGGGCACATTATCAAGGCTGTCATTACAGGTAGGATTTGGGGAGATGGGGACTCCTTACCCCAGCTTGGTCCCTGCTAGGATTTCTTGCCAACCTCTGTGTGAGCTCAtccttttgctgttgctggggCAGCATCCTGCCTGGCTCAGGACCAGCTTTCCATAGCTGCCTGGATCCCAACTGTCCTGCTTTCTCCTGCAGACTACAAACCACAGAGCAGCCCCGGAGCGCTCCCAGACCTGCCAGCCTACATCCTCTTCCTGTGCTTCCGACACGCAGACCACTGCTGTGACGAGCCACGGGCCCGCTCGCTCCTGGATGCGGCCATCAATGCCATCAAAAGGGTCATGAAGGTACTGGACTTGGAGGCGTGGGTTGGACTGAGGAGCAAGAGCTTCAGTGGCCAAGCTGGGGGTGGCACTGGGGCAGCAGCCTGGCCCCCAGGGCACAGTGTGAGGCATCCAGCCTGAGCATCTCTTGGGGTGAGGGGTGCCCCTGGGTGCTGCACGGCTCCTGCAAGAGGGTCCGACGGCTCTGCACCCCCACAGccctcccaggctgcagctTGGCTTATGGAGGTACTGTGGGGCACGAGGGCTTGCTGCTGTCACTGCTAGACCCCTGCTGACCCCAGTGCTCTCTGTTTCcctcctgcagaagcacagTGATGACTTTGACGTGGTGGCACTCTGGCTCGCCAACACCTGCCGGCTCCTGAACTGCCTGCGCCAGTATAGCCAGGATGAGGtagggctgggctggagggggTCTGCCGCCTCCTGGGGAAGGGTGGGAGCTTAGCGGGGACAGGGTTTGTCCCCACCTGGGGCTGCATCCTCTTTGCCCCCAACTCAGGTAGGCGGGGATGTGCTGGGCAGACACTGCTTCACGCTTGCTTGGGGACCCTGTAACTGTGTCCCCTGGTACCGCTGGCTCTGACCCAGCCTGTGCCCGCAGACCTACTGGCAGGGGAATACGGTGCGGCAGAATGAGCATCGCCTGCAGAACGTGGACCCTcagagctcctgctgcagcctgggtgCCCTGGCTGTCCAGCTCTACCAGCAGCTCATCCGCACTGCTGAGAAGCGCCTCAAACCCATGATTGGTATGGCCTGGGCTTGGGGGGCTCACTCGTGGGATactggtttggggagggggtgctgTGCTCAGCTGTGTGAACTGCCTGCTCTGTTACAGAGGTGGTACCCAGAGGGGGAAGGTAGGCTCCGAATTGGGGGCCCCCTTTTATGAGGGACCAATTGCTCCTTAAGCATGCTGgcttggaggaggtggctggagAGCTCAAGTGGGTTCAGCACCCCAGGGACCTTGGGCTGCATCTCCGGGGAGCTCTATTTCCCCCAATGCCCCACTTTGCAGTCTTGTGGAGCAGGACCAGCACCTGGGCTAGCCTAGGCCAGCTATCCTGGAGGTGTCATCGACCCCTGCATCCCCAGCTGGGACACAGAGCCAAGGAGCAGTGTACTGGCCGCTTGAGGCACAACGCAGGGTCTCTGCCTCATTACGATTAGCCTTTTCTACCCTTTAGTTGCTGCCATGCTGGAGAGTGAGCCCATTCAGGGCTTGTcgtcctcctgccctcctggccACCGCCGGTCCtcggcagcccctgcccacacTCTGCccgagctgctgcagcagctgggctccTTCCGCGCAGCGCTGGACCGCCACGGGCTGGCCCCCAGTGTGGGACACCAGGTTCTGCGCCAGCTCTTCTTCCTCATCAGCGGCACCACCCTCAACTACCTGCTGCTGAGAAAGGACACGTGCTCCTGGAGCTGCGGCATCCAGCTCAGGTCAGTCCCTGTCCAGGagagggggagctgggggagctgggacGTGGCTCGTTCCTCACCCTGACCTGGTCTCCCCGGCAGGTACAACATCAGCCAGTTGGAGCAGTGGCTGCGGGCAGAGGGGTTGCAGCAGAGTGGGGCCTGTGAGGTGTTGGAACCCCTGGTCCaagctgcccagctgctgcaggtgaaGAAGGTGACAGAGGAGGATGCTGGAGCTCTTTGCAGCCTGTGCACGGTGCTGTCGACCCAGCAGGTACTGGTTGGGGCTCGCTGCCTGCTGGGCACTCATCCTGGGACTCCTTGGCCTCCCTGGATGCACTGGGGTGGGGACCATGCCATACCCAGGAGGGTCTGGATGTGCCCAGCCCTTCCCTGTTCACGGTCTCTGCTGTTGTCTCCAGGTTGTGAAGATCCTCCGGGCTTACACCCCAGCTGTCGGGCTGGAGGAGCGCATCAGCCCCAGCTTTATCAGCAGCGTGGAGGTAAGTGGGACTTGGGGTCCAGTGCTGGGGGGTGGTGGGCTGTCCCACATGGcccccctccctggggcagcCCTGGATGTGAGCACTGTGTCCCCACAGAAGAAGCTGCAGGACCAGCATGGAGGGGGACCCAGCCAGCTCCTGGTGGATACCAGCCACCTCTTCCCTGTGCACCTGCCCTTCACCACCTCCCCCCTGCACCTGGATGAGCTCCGCATCCCTGATGCCCTCAACCTGGCCTTCCTTGTCCGTCTCTGAGCCCAGGTCTGGCCCTGGGTCACTGCCAGCGCCCTGTCGAGGGGTGTCTGAAGCCCCTGAGGTGTGGGAAGACCATGAAGGCTGGGGGGACAGCACTTTTTATATGTGTACCGTTCTGGGAAGTTGTTTATTTATTGAAACTCGGGTGC encodes:
- the LOC142035354 gene encoding unconventional myosin-Vb-like; the encoded protein is MAAGDLYVQGARVWIPDCVEVWRVAEVTRGYKEGDAVLQLRLEDGSALSYPIESQLPPLCNPDCLSGADDLVALSYLHEPAVLHSLRRRFLEANAIYTYCGVILVAINPYKPLPIYEEEVIYAYSGHEIGDMDPHIFALAEEAYKQMVRFGKNQSLIISGESGAGKTASAKYAMRYFTTVGGCLCDSSMEEKVLASSPVMEAFGNARTTRNDNSSRFGKYIEIGFSQARVTGATIKTYLLEKSRVTFHAKAERNYHIFYQLCASATLPELQGLGLRGAESFHYTSQGQCTAAQSTNDVADLDSTRHAFSLLGVPEANQLELFSILAAILHLGNIVVRGRDRRGDGCFVEPADKALGLFCTLLGVEASQVMRWLCHRKLVTAGETYLKPLSRQQALDSRDALAKHMYGQVFRWMVSRVNRALRSPEGHRTSIGILDIYGFEMFELNSFEQFCINYANEKLQQLFNLHVFKLEQEEYVTEEIPWVFVDFCDNQPCIELIEGQLGILDLLNEECKMPQGSDGSWAQKLYQTHLSSSHFQKPKRPTDAFVVCHFAGKVEYQCDGFVEKNRDAVPEELVGLLRASKSALLAELFLEEGDGPTSLQSRRSSGPRMAGRPSRRSLPNSQKSKKSISSQFKASLKRLMEMLGSTTPHYIRCIKPNDGKQPFVFDSRRAVEQLRACGVLETIRISASGYPSRWTYQEFLERYRALVSREELMGTDEKQICSLALERLLQDPSKYQCGKSKVFFRAGQVAYLEELRYRRLRSACVLLQRHLRGWLARRRFRRARVAAVCLQRHARGMLARRFTRMLRRTRAAVTLQKTLRMVLARRSYLRVRRAVITIQAFARGTFARRLYQQMVWHQKAVVIQAAVRGWLARTHYTRLRRTVIYLQCCYRRVRARRELRRLRIEARSVEHYKQLHKGMEIKVIQLQCRLDEQAQEKQRLAEQLSGLNAAHAEEVQRLRAEMQQLREDAARDAQVQQLQERLAELEKHSVKSCLGQEVEELRQRLAEVEAVKLQLGEERDALIQRMLEQSQDLEEQHQRAARESQGLLQELEEERARYQSLVQEYARLEQGYENLRDEVAFHRQSTLRRSLSSESFLGSESSYLSSMSTVPSRDGSDQQAEGLEEGWQPAPEGLQPQPSGEAPLKSSVGQDPFEKAYLLLLGQFNAVNEELARTREELRRSKAPVELEERKPLDFFKRRNIAEMLGLGRSPGKVVVDDDLKHAYDAVQVANRLLASQLREEKQQHEEEVEGLHLDICSLKQLSQQQAALIQDLQRHQGQEGLQHHVLQLKEENWELAQKLEKQERTTLKLQKQLRAYAKQIQEFTVKREATGPVQKLAAPAVVVSQSPVIPSLAGLSQAMLAWRMEDEGHIIKAVITDYKPQSSPGALPDLPAYILFLCFRHADHCCDEPRARSLLDAAINAIKRVMKKHSDDFDVVALWLANTCRLLNCLRQYSQDETYWQGNTVRQNEHRLQNVDPQSSCCSLGALAVQLYQQLIRTAEKRLKPMIVAAMLESEPIQGLSSSCPPGHRRSSAAPAHTLPELLQQLGSFRAALDRHGLAPSVGHQVLRQLFFLISGTTLNYLLLRKDTCSWSCGIQLRYNISQLEQWLRAEGLQQSGACEVLEPLVQAAQLLQVKKVTEEDAGALCSLCTVLSTQQVVKILRAYTPAVGLEERISPSFISSVEKKLQDQHGGGPSQLLVDTSHLFPVHLPFTTSPLHLDELRIPDALNLAFLVRL